A portion of the Cervus elaphus chromosome X, mCerEla1.1, whole genome shotgun sequence genome contains these proteins:
- the LOC122689336 gene encoding LOW QUALITY PROTEIN: SH2 domain-containing adapter protein B-like (The sequence of the model RefSeq protein was modified relative to this genomic sequence to represent the inferred CDS: inserted 1 base in 1 codon) has product MIYIFLQWPVSRYRCVITQLLDRPCSTYLHLCDLTHKRLPSEHPSPGPGPGCRGTWAASLPPKWPRRRTRLPRCGPRRPLAMAKWLNKYFSLGNSKTKSPPQPPRPDYHEQRRQGERPSQPPQAMPQAPAAASASFGTAAASCFSASSGSLPNDSGSTSDLIRAYRAQKERDFEDPYNGPSSSLRKLRAMCRLDYCGGGEPGGSQRAFSALSASGAAGCCCASSGEGTAASSSSGSPHLYRSSSSERRPATPAEVRYISPKHRLIKVESAAGCAGDPPGATCSGGRTWSPMACGGKKLLNKCGASATEESGAGKKDKVTIADDYSDPFDAKNDLKSKAGKGESAGYMEPYEAQRILTEFQKQESVRSKHKGIQLYDTPYEPKGQSVDSDAESTVSPQLRESKLPQDDDRPADEYDQPWEWNRVTIPALAAQFNGSERRQSSPSPSRDWQHQLRAPRGGFKPIKHGGPEFCGILGERVDPAVPLEKQIRYHGAISXGDAENLLRLCKECSYLVRNSQASRHDYSLSLKSNQGFMQMKLAKTKEKYVLGQNSPPFDSVPEVIHYYTTRKLPIKGAEHLSLLYPVAVRTLWAPPRPAGPGRGGAGGPAAAASVSSSCRLYGTSTPLHVLECCRPSQGAGEGLDRD; this is encoded by the exons ATGATATACATATTCCTACAATGGCCAGTTTCAAGGTACCGATGTGTTATCACACAATTATTGGACCGACCGTGTTCAACATACCTCCATCTGTGTGACCTAACACATAAAAGGTTACCATCGGAACACCCCTCGCCGGGGCCGGGGCCTGGGTGCCGAGGGACCTGGGCGGCATCACTGCCCCCCAAATGGCCGCGGCGGCGGACCCGGCTCCCACGCTGCGGCCCTAGGCGGCCTCTTGCCATGGCCAAGTGGCTGAACAAGTACTTCAGCTTGGGCAACAGCAAGACCAAGAGTCCCCCGCAACCACCGCGGCCCGACTACCACGAGCAGCGGCGCCAAGGCGAGCGGCCCTCGCAGCCCCCCCAGGCCATGCCGCAGGCCCCCGCGGCTGCCTCCGCGTCCTTCGGTACAGCCGCCGCCTCCTGCTTCTCGGCCTCGTCGGGATCGCTGCCCAACGACAGCGGCAGCACGAGCGACCTCATCCGCGCCTACCGCGCACAGAAGGAGCGCGACTTTGAGGACCCCTACAACGGGCCCAGCTCGTCGCTGCGCAAATTGCGGGCCATGTGCCGCCTGGACTACTGCGGCGGCGGGGAGCCGGGTGGGAGCCAGCGCGCCTTTTCCGCCTTATCCGCGTCGGGCGCCGCGGGCTGCTGCTGTGCCTCCTCCGGCGAGGGCACCGCCGCGTCCTCGTCCTCTGGCTCCCCGCATCTCtaccgcagcagcagcagcgagcGGCGGCCTGCCACCCCGGCCGAAGTGCGCTACATCTCCCCGAAGCATCGCCTCATTAAGGTGGAGAGTGCCGCAGGCTGTGCCGGGGACCCCCCAGGGGCCACCTGCTCCGGCGGCCGTACCTGGAGCCCGATGGCCTGCGGCGGCAAGAAACTACTCAACAAGTGTGGCGCCTCGGCCACGGAGGAGAGCGGTGCCGGCAAGAAGGACAAGGTGACCATCGCTGATGACTACTCGGATCCCTTTGATGCCAAGAATGATCTCAAAAGCAAAGCAGGAAAGGGAGAGAGCGCAGGCTACATGGAGCCCTATGAGGCCCAGAGGATCCTGACTGAGTTCCAGAAGCAGGAAAGCGTCCGGTCGAAGCACAAAGGCATCCAGTTGTACGACACCCCTTATGAACCCAAGGGCCAAAGCGTGGACTCGGACGCAGAGAGCACGGTCAGCCCCCAGCTCCGGGAGAGCAAGCTGCCCCAGGATGACGACAGGCCCGCCGACGAGTACGATCAGCCATGGGAGTGGAACCGGGTCACTATCCCAGCTCTGGCAGCCCAGTTTAATGGCAGTGAGAGGCGGCAGTCATCCCCCTCGCCTTCCCGGGACTGGCAGCACCAGCTTCGAGCTCCCAGAGGTGGCTTCAAGCCCATCAAACATGGGGGCCCTGAGTTCTGTGGGATCCTGGGAGAGAGAGTGGATCCTGCTGTGCCACTGGAGAAGCAAATACGGTATCACGGAGCCATCA AGGGCGACGCTGAGAACCTGCTGCGCCTCTGTAAGGAGTGCAGCTACCTTGTCCGGAACAGCCAGGCCAGCAGACACGACTACTCCCTCTCCCTGAAGAGCAACCAGGGCTTCATGCAGATGAAACTGGCCAAAACCAAAGAGAAATACGTCCTGGGTCAGAACAGCCCCCCGTTcgacagtgtcccagaggtcatCCACTACTACACCACCAGGAAGCTGCCCATCAAAGGCGCCGAGCACCTGTCCCTCCTCTACCCCGTGGCAGTGCGGACCCTgtgggccccgccccgccccgccgggcCCGGACGGGGAGGAGCCGGCGGCCCCGCCGCCGCTGCCAGCGTGTCCAGTTCATGTCGTTTGTATGGTACTAGCACACCACTGCATGTCTTAGAATGCTGTCGCCCCTCGCAGGGGGCTGGAGAAGGCCTGGATAGAGACTGA